The Panacibacter microcysteis DNA window GGCAATCGCTTTTACCTGTGTATTGGTGGTAGCCTGGCAAATGATGAAGAAATCCGCAACGGCCTCCGGTATTTTACGCAGGTCGAGGGAAACAATCTGTTCTCCTTTTTTTTGCTGGATTGCGCTGATGATGGACTTGAAGAGTTTTGAGTTCCTGGTAAGCTTCGTTACAGTTTGCTTTTTACGATTGCTCAAAAGAGATAAAGTTTCCAATAATCAAAAAATTTGATAAATAATATTATATGCTTTTTTTGAACCAGGTTATTTGTTGTTGCATGCCCGTTGTGGGCCGAACTACAGATTGCAGGGTTCTGTTTACCAATCTGCTGCAGTAACGCAGATGCAATAATCCGGCTTTTATTTTGCTAGTTTAAAGCTGGCTGGCATTACAAACTTACTCACGTAGATTTGGACAAAAATAGTAATTCTTTGACTGCTTCATCTACAAATAATCCCCTCGGAACGCCACTGCTGGAAATTGACAGTACTGGCAGCACCAACAACTATGCCATGGAAATGATTAATAATGGCACAGCGGCTCATGGAACTGCAGTATTTGCACACGAGCAGACAGCAGGGAAAGGGCAGCGTGGCAAAAGCTGGATAACGACGAAAGGTGAAAACATCTTATTATCGGTAATTATTGATGCCCGGCAGATTGCCACACAACCTAAGTTTCTTCTAAGTATGGCGATGGCAGTAGCCGTTCATGATTTTTTTGGCGCGCATTGTGTTGATGAAAATTCTGTTAAATGGCCAAATGATCTTTACTGGCGTGACAGAAAGGCAGGAGGCATCTTAATAGAAAATGTATTGAGAGGCATGGATTGGCAGTGGAGCATCGTAGGCATAGGCATTAATATTAACCAGACAAGGTTCGCCGATGTTATTCAAAATCCTGTAAGCCTGAAGCAAATAACCGGAAAAAATCATGACCCGCTGATGCTTGCAAAACAACTGTGCGCATATCTCGATAAAAGTTACAACACTTTATGTGTTAACCCTGCATCAATTAAAGACAGGTATAACTCGATACTATATAAAAAAAACACCACGGTGACCTTAAAAAAAGGCAATGTTTTATTTGATTGCACAATAAACAGTGTTGACGAGCACGGCAGGTTGAAAGTAACTGCCGCAATGGAACAGTCTTTTGAAGTAGGTGAAATAGAATGGATCAGATAACCTGCACGTTTGCTGACAATGCGGGCTCATCCTCATACAATCTTGCCTCTTTTTCAAACCTATTCTGGTGATAACCTTTTTTTAAAGACTCCCACAGGTAAAGTGAAATAAATTTCAGGTGGCCATGCTCACGGTATTGCAGTACGTGCACCAGCTCGTGCTGTAGCCACCTTTTATTTGACAGGAATTCTTCTTTACCGGTATTGTATAGATGGATAATATTTCCTGTAACTAC harbors:
- the rsfS gene encoding ribosome silencing factor, with the translated sequence MSNRKKQTVTKLTRNSKLFKSIISAIQQKKGEQIVSLDLRKIPEAVADFFIICQATTNTQVKAIADSVEDLVRKNCGETPYKHEGQQAAQWILIDYVNVVVHVMQPETRKFYKLEEMWSDAALTEHDEG
- a CDS encoding biotin--[acetyl-CoA-carboxylase] ligase — its product is MTASSTNNPLGTPLLEIDSTGSTNNYAMEMINNGTAAHGTAVFAHEQTAGKGQRGKSWITTKGENILLSVIIDARQIATQPKFLLSMAMAVAVHDFFGAHCVDENSVKWPNDLYWRDRKAGGILIENVLRGMDWQWSIVGIGININQTRFADVIQNPVSLKQITGKNHDPLMLAKQLCAYLDKSYNTLCVNPASIKDRYNSILYKKNTTVTLKKGNVLFDCTINSVDEHGRLKVTAAMEQSFEVGEIEWIR
- a CDS encoding DUF4157 domain-containing protein, translating into MRIQIREQSFIARIACIVLKQKKVAVVTGNIIHLYNTGKEEFLSNKRWLQHELVHVLQYREHGHLKFISLYLWESLKKGYHQNRFEKEARLYEDEPALSANVQVI